The following proteins come from a genomic window of Aquimarina sp. MAR_2010_214:
- the thrA gene encoding bifunctional aspartate kinase/homoserine dehydrogenase I: MKILKFGGKSLANGKGIHAVIDIIEDKVKNGEKITVVLSARGNTTDELEEILEKAVNGKNYQSQLEAFKTYQIADFDNVDFTQEFETLDKLFEGVSLLEDYSKRIKDQVLSQGEVISAKLVTQLLKEKNINANFTDSRTLIITDAQFGDAQPLDKLSKENVINHFQKYNGTTVNIVTGFIASNTKNETTTLGRNGSNYTASLLANYLEAEELQNFTHVNGIYTADPDLVPNAIKIEKLSFTEANELAYFGANILHAKTIIPLIEKNIPLRILNTFDHQNKGTLITSEASEKGIKSLSVLENVALINLEGRGLLGKVGVDARIFKALADKNISVSIISQGSSERGIGFVVEADKAKEAKSILEEEFESDFYKRDVSGISIEKDVSVISIIGQDLSTFHKPYNALIKNQVIPLLFNNTVTGKNVSLVVRKEQLHRALNVIHGEIFEISKKINIAIFGHGLVGGTLIDQILKSSEQIEKRKKINLNIFAVANSRKVLLDKNGVAQDWKNAINEKGVSYTVEDVIRYADDHHLENLIAIDNTASQVFTENYINLVEHGFDLVSSNKVANTLSFDFYKELRIKLEENQKQYLYETNVGAGLPLIDTIKLLHLSGENITRIKGVFSGSLSYLFNTFSVEERPFSEVLQEAIDKGFTEPDPREDLCGNDVGRKLLILARELDLSNEFEDINIHNLIPEELRAGEAKEFLGRLKELDVVYKKVKEEQKPDHVLRYIGDLWGDLSQEKGNLDVKLVSVPQSSALGQVKGSDSIFEIYTESYGDQPIVIQGAGAGAAVTARGVFGDVLRLTEKG, from the coding sequence CATGCGGTGATAGATATAATTGAAGATAAGGTGAAAAATGGCGAAAAGATAACCGTTGTCCTTTCTGCTCGTGGTAATACAACCGATGAACTCGAAGAAATTCTTGAAAAGGCTGTCAATGGCAAAAATTATCAATCACAGCTAGAAGCATTTAAAACATACCAAATTGCCGATTTTGATAATGTCGATTTTACCCAGGAGTTCGAAACATTAGACAAACTTTTTGAAGGAGTTTCACTTTTAGAAGACTATAGCAAGAGGATAAAAGATCAGGTGTTATCGCAAGGTGAAGTTATTTCGGCCAAATTGGTAACGCAACTCCTAAAAGAGAAAAATATCAATGCTAATTTTACAGATAGTAGAACTCTTATCATAACAGATGCTCAGTTTGGAGATGCTCAACCTCTCGATAAATTATCTAAAGAAAATGTAATTAATCATTTTCAAAAGTATAATGGCACTACAGTAAATATCGTTACTGGTTTTATAGCATCGAATACCAAAAATGAAACAACTACTTTAGGAAGAAACGGTAGTAACTATACAGCATCATTATTAGCTAATTATCTTGAAGCAGAAGAATTACAAAATTTCACTCATGTAAATGGGATCTATACTGCTGATCCAGACCTGGTACCTAATGCTATAAAAATTGAAAAATTGTCATTTACAGAAGCTAATGAATTGGCATATTTTGGAGCTAATATTTTACATGCGAAAACTATAATTCCTTTAATTGAAAAGAATATCCCGCTTAGGATTTTGAATACTTTTGATCATCAAAATAAAGGAACCTTGATTACATCGGAAGCGAGTGAAAAAGGAATTAAATCTCTTTCAGTTTTAGAGAATGTGGCTCTAATAAACCTAGAAGGAAGAGGTCTATTGGGAAAAGTAGGAGTGGATGCGAGAATATTTAAAGCACTAGCCGATAAAAATATTAGTGTTAGTATCATTTCACAAGGGTCATCAGAACGTGGTATTGGTTTTGTTGTCGAAGCTGATAAAGCAAAAGAAGCTAAATCTATATTAGAAGAAGAGTTCGAATCAGATTTTTATAAACGCGATGTTAGTGGTATTTCAATAGAAAAAGATGTATCTGTGATTTCTATTATTGGTCAGGACTTAAGCACGTTTCATAAACCGTATAATGCATTGATTAAAAATCAAGTAATTCCATTATTGTTTAATAACACAGTTACAGGAAAGAATGTGAGTCTAGTGGTGCGAAAAGAACAGTTGCATCGTGCTTTAAATGTGATTCATGGTGAGATTTTCGAAATTTCTAAAAAAATCAACATAGCTATATTTGGCCATGGTCTGGTTGGAGGTACTTTGATAGATCAAATTTTAAAATCTTCAGAACAGATTGAGAAACGAAAAAAAATCAACCTCAATATTTTTGCAGTCGCAAATTCAAGAAAAGTACTCTTGGATAAAAACGGGGTAGCTCAAGATTGGAAAAATGCTATCAATGAAAAAGGAGTTTCGTATACAGTTGAGGATGTGATTCGATATGCAGATGATCATCATTTAGAAAACCTAATAGCTATTGATAATACAGCTAGTCAGGTGTTTACCGAAAATTACATAAATTTGGTAGAACATGGTTTCGATTTGGTATCTTCTAATAAAGTTGCCAATACATTAAGTTTTGACTTTTATAAGGAGTTAAGAATTAAGCTAGAAGAGAATCAAAAACAATATCTGTATGAAACTAACGTAGGAGCTGGATTACCGTTGATTGATACTATTAAGTTATTGCATTTGTCTGGAGAAAATATAACTCGAATCAAAGGAGTTTTCTCTGGATCACTAAGTTATTTATTCAATACTTTTTCTGTAGAAGAACGACCTTTTAGCGAAGTGTTGCAAGAGGCAATTGATAAAGGGTTTACAGAACCCGATCCAAGAGAAGATCTCTGTGGTAATGATGTAGGTCGAAAATTATTAATTCTCGCAAGAGAGTTGGATCTAAGTAACGAATTTGAAGATATTAATATTCATAATCTAATTCCTGAAGAATTACGAGCTGGAGAAGCAAAAGAATTTTTAGGAAGACTGAAAGAGTTGGATGTCGTTTATAAAAAAGTTAAAGAAGAGCAAAAACCTGATCATGTATTGCGATATATTGGTGATCTTTGGGGTGATTTGTCACAAGAGAAAGGAAATCTGGATGTTAAATTAGTTTCTGTACCTCAAAGTAGTGCGTTAGGACAAGTAAAAGGTTCCGACTCTATATTCGAGATTTATACAGAATCATATGGTGATCAACCTATTGTAATTCAAGGAGCCGGCGCTGGAGCTGCAGTAACGGCAAGAGGTGTGTTTGGAGATGTGTTGCGATTGACAGAAAAAGGATAA
- a CDS encoding OsmC family protein → MKIQLKRIDSDYHFELKNERGHVTYIDSTAKVGGHDLAPSPMEYVLMGVAGCSAIDVISILKKQRQEITDYRAEVDGAREEIDGAKPFKKITVTVYLEGDIIPEKAQRAAQLSFEKYCSVSKTLEPTATIEYKVVVNNKEI, encoded by the coding sequence ATGAAAATACAACTCAAAAGAATAGATAGTGATTATCATTTCGAATTAAAAAACGAAAGAGGTCATGTAACCTATATAGATAGTACAGCCAAGGTTGGAGGACACGATCTGGCTCCAAGTCCAATGGAATATGTTTTAATGGGAGTAGCGGGGTGTAGTGCTATTGATGTGATCTCTATTTTAAAAAAACAACGACAAGAAATTACTGACTATAGAGCAGAAGTAGATGGTGCTCGCGAAGAAATTGATGGAGCAAAACCGTTTAAAAAAATAACAGTAACTGTTTACCTCGAAGGAGATATAATTCCAGAAAAAGCACAGAGGGCAGCGCAATTGTCTTTTGAGAAATATTGTTCGGTATCCAAAACATTAGAACCTACAGCTACAATAGAGTACAAGGTTGTGGTTAATAATAAAGAAATATGA